From the Sphingobacteruim zhuxiongii genome, the window TCTAGGAAACGGACTATTCAAACCGAATATTTCTTCGATGGTAGGTCAATTGTATCCTGATAAAAGCGCTAAAAAGGATGCAGGTTACACCATCTTCTACATGGGTATTAACTCCGGTGCATTCCTAGGAATGTTGTTATGTGGTTATATTGGTGAAAAAGAAGGATGGCATTATGGATTTGGACTAGCTGGAATATTTATGTTCTTCGGTATGATTCAGTTTTATTTTGCGCAAAAGATATTTGGTATTATTGGTGAAAAGCCGGGTACTGAGCATAAACCGGGCGATAATTTAGTGAGTGTTCAAGAAGAAGATCACACGCCTGCAAATATCGTTAGAGATCGTTTGATAGTCGTGGCTGTATTGATGGTGGCGAGTATCTTCTTTTTCTTTGCTTTTGAACAAGCTGGTGGATCGATGACCATCTTTGCGAAGGATTATACGCAGCGCGTATTATCTGGTAACTCAGGAGAGATATTCAAATGGGTTGATGCCGCATTAACGATTTTCCCAATCGCCATAGTAACTTATGTATTATTTAAGCTTTCCCAGAAAATTGTTGCTAAATACCCGTTAACCGTAGTTTTTACCGCTATTTCCTTTGCCATTATCTGGGCGTTAGGAATCTGGAAAGTATACAGAGAATTCAATCTTGATCAAACAGAGGTAACCGTATCTTGGTTTCAGATTTTGAACTCATTCTTTATCATTACGCTAGCATCATCATTTAGTAAGCTTTGGGAAAAAGTATGGAATCCATCAGGTCCGGTGAAGTTTGCATTCGGATTACTATTGGTAGCTGTAGGATTTGTTGTTTTAGCATACGGATCGATGTCGATTCCACAGGGTGCGAAAACAGCATCTGTAAGTATGGTGTGGTTAATCTTAGCCTATTTCTTCCATACAACAGGCGAGTTATGTTTATCACCAGTTGGCCTATCGTATGTTAGTAAACTTTCGCCGAAGAAATTCGCAGGCCTTCTATTTGGTTTATGGTTTACAGCATCTGCGATCGCGAACTTTATTGCTGGAAAAACAGGTTCATATATTGACTATATCGTTCAAAACTATTCGATGACAACATTTTTCATGATTATCGCTGCATTGCCGGCAATAGCTGCAATATTCTTGTTATTGTTTAATGGAAAGTTGAAGAAAATGATGCACGGAATTAACTAATATCCGTTTATATTAAAAAAAAGGCCGCTTTGTTTAACGAAGCGGCCTTTTTTGTTTTTAAAGCATTAAATCCATGAATTAATAATTAAGTTAAATTATTACTTTTACAGTCCAGAAACAAAATCGCGTTTGGGAGCGCGAAAAAGTTTCCTTAAGTCGCTGTCTCGAATAAAAAAAGATAGTCCAAGAGGCAGGACTTACTGAATTTTACAAGTACAATTATGGCTATTGAAGCACAAAAATCTCTAGAAGAGATTCAAGATTTTAAAGGGAAGTATCCAAAACAGATTTGGAGACTATTCTTTTCTGAAATGTGGGAGCGATTCTGTTTCTACGGAATGCGTGGTATGTTGGTGTTCTTTATGATAACCCAGTTAAATTTCGGTGAAAAAGAAGCCAATCTTCAGTACGGAGCAACTCAAGCTTTTGTATATGCTTTCACATTTATTGGTGGTCTTTTCGCGGATAAGATCCTAGGCTTTCGGAAATCGTTGTTTTTCGGTGGCGTATTGATGATTGTCGGTTCAGTGCTACTGTCGATTGATACACATGAGTTTTTCTTCTTTGGTTTAGCGTTCATTATTATAGGTACGGGGTTTTTCAAACCGAATATCTCAACAATGGTGGGAGAGCTTTATAAAGATGGCGACAATCGTCGTGATGCTGGATTCTCGCTGTTCTATGCAGGTATTAACTTAGGAGCATTCTTAGGAGGGTATATTTGTGTTGCAATTGGTAAGGGATATATGCTGAGTTCTGTAATCGATGAGGCTCACCGTTGGAATGTAGCATTCGGTTTAGCAGCAGTGGGGATGTTAATCAGTTTAATAAATTTCCAGTTTACTAAACATGAATTAGGTCCAATTGGCTTGCAGCCTGGACATCCCGATGCTATCGTAAAGTCAAAACCTCTACCGAAATGGGTAGAATATGCTGTTTACGTTGGAACTTTATTATTAGTTCCTGTCATACAGATTATGGTTTCCAAAACGGAGTTTACAGATTATTTCATGTATACCATTGGTCCATTGACGTTGATTTATTTGTTTTATGAGATGTCTAAAGTCGAAAAGAAAGAGCGTCATAAATTAATAGCCGCGTTAATCTTTATCCTGTTTTCTATCGTATTCTGGGGTATTTATGAGCAGAGCGGTGGTTCGCTAAGCATATTCGCGGCGAAGAACTTAAATGACTCAATGCTCGGAGGAGCATTTCATTTAGATCCAAATGGCGTGAATAATTCTGGAGGAGCATTCTTTATTATCTTATTAGCACCTTTATTTGGTCTTTTCTGGTTGTGGTTAGCAAAAAGAAAAGTAGAGCCGAATACGGTTATTAAATTTGGATTAGGATTCTTGTTTTTGGGATTAGGATTTTATGTGTTATATGCGACGAAGTTTTTCGCTGTAGACGGAATGACCTCGCTTGATATATTCACCTTAGCCTTATTGGTAATCACAGTTGGCGAGCTTTGTTTATCGCCGATCGGTTTGTCTATTATGACGAAGTTGTCTCCAGCACGTTTGCAAGGTATTATGATGGGCATGTGGTTTCTAGCTAGTGCCTATGGACAATATGTTGCTGGATTAATCGGAGCCAATATGGCAGAGGCTAGAGAAGGTGATTCATTAATGGATAAACTAATCACTTATACGGAAGGATACAAGCAATTAGGACTTTATTCTTTAATTGCAGGGGCGATTTTGATTGTTTTATCCCCAATGATTAAAAAGTTGATGCACGGCGTTAACTAGTTTATAAAAGCTTATTTATTAGCCGATTTGTAGTAACAAATCGGCTTTTTTGCATTTAATGCCTAAGCCTATGGGGTTAATAGTTCCGCTAAATTACTACCTTTACATTTCAAAATGTAAACGGTGACAGATAGTATAGTTATTATTCCGACTTATAATGAGAAGGAAAATATAGAAAGAATCATAAGGAAAGTGTTTTCGATGGAGGTGCCCTTCCACATATTGGTGGTCGATGATGGCTCTCCGGATGGTACAGCTCAAATTGTCAAAAGTTTACAACAAGAGTATCCCGATCAATTACACATCGAAGAGCGTAAAGGGAAGTTAGGATTAGGAACGGCTTATATTCATGGCTTTAAATGGTCGCTAGCACGAGCATACGAGTTTATATTTGAAATGGATGCAGACTTTAGTCATAATCCTGATGATTTGATTCGTTTGCGCGAAGCATGTTTGCATGACGGAGCTGAGATGGCAATAGGTTCCCGATACATTAAAGGTGTTAATGTTGTCAATTGGCCAATGAAGAGAGTATTGATGTCATATTTTGCATCAGGCTACGTGCGGATGATTACAAGGATTGATATTCGAGATGCCACTGCTGGTTTTGTATGCTTTAGAAGGAAAGTACTACAAACGATTCCTTTAGATAAAATCAAATTTGTGGGCTATGCCTTCCAAATTGAAATGAAGTTTACAGCGATAAAATATGGCTTTAATGTAGTTGAAATACCAATTATTTTTACCGACCGTACATTAGGCACTTCCAAGATGAGTACCAAGATTTTTAAAGAAGCATTCTTTGGCGTTATTCAAATGAAAATCGCTAGTTTTTTTAAAAATTACAATAAATAACGAATTTTTCTGTTTAATTGAATAGAGTAATCCAAGATATGAACGAAAACCTAGATCCAAATGCAGAACGATTGACCCAAACGGAGAAAGACCTAGAGCGTGTATTACGCCCTCAGACTTTTGAAGATTTTACGGGACAAGCGAAGATTTTGGAAAACCTGTCTATATTCGTTCAGGCAGCCAAGCTACGAGGAGAGGCTTTAGATCACGTTTTATTACATGGCCCTCCAGGCTTAGGTAAGACTACCTTATCCCATATTATTGCCAATGAAATGGGTGTCGGGATCAAGATTACCTCTGGACCTGTTTTAGACAAGCCAGGCGACTTAGCAGGCTTACTAACAAATCTTGATGAGGGTGATATTCTATTTATTGATGAAATACACCGTTTAAGCCCGCTGGTTGAAGAATATCTCTATTCCGCAATGGAGGACTTCAAAATCGATATCATGTTGGAGACGGGTCCAAATGCACGTTCAGTTCAAATTTCCTTAAATCCATTCACGCTTGTCGGAGCAACAACTCGATCAGGTCTGTTGACTGCACCATTGCGCGCAAGATTCGGTATTAATTCTCGCCTGCAATATTATGATGCAAAGTTATTGACTGATATTGTTGTTCGTTCATCGAGTATATTGAATGTTCCGATTTCGGAGGAGGGGGCTTTTGAGATTGCACGCCGAAGTCGTGGGACCCCAAGGATTGCCAATGCGCTATTGCGTAGAACACGCGATTTTGCGCAAATAAAAGGCAATGGATCTATTGATAAAGCAATTTCTCAGTTCGCATTAAATGCGTTGAATGTAGATGAGAATGGCTTAGATGAAATGGATAATAAAATTTTGAGCACAATTATTGATAAGTTCAAGGGCGGTCCAGTAGGGTTGAAGACAATTGCAACAGCGGTTGGTGAGGATGAAGGAACCATTGAAGAAGTTTACGAGCCCTTTTTAATACAAGAAGGATACCTGATGCGAACCTCTAGAGGGAGAGAATGTACAGAGATTGCATTTAAACATTTAGGAAAAACTAATCATTACAAAGGAAATACATTATTTTAAATTATGCACTTAAAGAAAATACTAAGTTTAGGACTCATCTCCATTCCATTTTTGTTAAATGCCCAGGCCCTAAAGTGTCCTCCAGTTGATGCCTACGGAAATGCTAATCAGAAATTTGACCTCACTATGGGTGGCGGTGCGACTTGGTTATACGGTGATATCAATCATGAGAGCAATTTAGGATATGCAGGCGTATTAAAACTAGATTACAAACTTTACAAAGGTTTATACATTGGTGTCGAAGGACAACTGGGTCGACTTAGATCAAAAGGAAACGATAATCCTTTAGATCAAGATTGGGACCCTAGATATGTTATCAACCAATTTTATGCTACTGGACTAATTAACGCCACGGTCTATCCGTATCGTTTCTTTATTAACGAACGTGATCTTTTCCGTGCCAGCGGTTTCGAAAAATACGTATTAAATGGCTTTCACGTCTCTATAGGAGCGGGTGGTATTTTCAATAACTACGCTAAGGTGAATCGTAACTCTACTTATCGCTATAGAGCAAACGACGGTTCAGAGATCGTACAAGATATTCCTCCTGGAACTGTAAACGGTCCGCATGAAGTGACGGAAAGAACAGACGCCAACGGCAATGTGATTACAGGCAAGGCGTACAAACGTAAAACCAAGGATGTCTTATTTCCAGTTGTTAGTGCTGGGGTAGCAGTACCTTTAAATAAATACAGCAGCTTCTATAGAAGCGGATATTATAGTCTTGTCGTAAACACTCAATTTGCTTTCTCACAAGGCGAAGATTTAGATGGCTATGATCCATTAGATGCTGGTGGCTTACCAGCCAGCAAATACAATGATATGTACAACTTCACGTCTATCGGTCTACGATATACGTTTTAATATACGGTTACCTCGGCTTTTTAAAGCCGGGGTAGCTTCTTTTTCTAAAGCCAGCTCGATACGAATTCTCAGCTCGTTGGCAATCCAATCATATTTCTTAATCAAATCCGCAAGTATATCCATGACGTTGACTTGAACTGCGACAGGACAACTACTATTGTCGAGTATGACGAATGATTTCTCAAGGATGTGCTCTTCTTGCTCCTCAGATAATGTAAACTGTTTGTTCTTCTTGGAAAGCATCCACATCAGCAATTTGCTATAGCTACGTAGAACACTCCAATTGGCTGTATGGTAGTATATATCGATAATATCGGCGCCATACAAAGCGTATAGACGTTCATCTTTTAGGAAGAAATGCTCAATGTACCAAGCAGACCGAAACGCCAGTCTGTTATCATCTAATTGTCTACTCCATGCTATTAATTGTGGAATTGAGAAGTCATGGACGGTTTGATCAGTAATGCCAGCAGCACTATGGTTCAATAGTGCTGCTAACATTTCTTCTTTACTTTTTTTCATATTATCTTCTGATCGGGCGATCCTTGTTAATTTCCGTCATATCGACTTCATTAATCTTAGATTCACCTAACAAGTGCTCACTGAAATAGTCGGCCATTCTCCAAAAGAAATATTCAGTCATTTCCCCAAAAGCATGACGCTGTCCCGGAAGTAACACAAAATCAAAACGTTTGTTTGCCTTGATAAGGGCATCTACCATACGAATCGAGTTTGCTGGATGTACATTGTTGTCAATATCGCCAGTGACAATTAATAGCTTGCCTTTCAAGTTTTTCGCTAAATCGGAATTACGTTCAATTTGGTAATTGAATGTCGTATCGCCTTTCGCGGATACTTGTTCTTTAACACCATGATGCCTTTCGCTCCACCAGCGGTTGTAGATATTATTCTCGTGATTTCCAGCACCTGAAACAGCAACTTTAAAGAAATCTGGATAAACTAGCATCGCCGCAGTAGACATAAAGCCCCCGCCAGAGTGTCCGGTAATCCCAACACGATCGATATCGATGAAATTGTATTTGTTGGCTAGTTGTTCAGCCACAAATTTCTTGTCTTCCAAGCCATAATCTCTCAAATTTCCATATCCGTAAGTATGATACCATTTAGAGCGCGAAGGATGTCCTCCACGATTACCAACTGATACGACAATAAAGCCCATCTGAGCTAAACGATCAACGCGATCCATGCTTCTGCCGAAGCTTTTGTTCACAGCCTCTGTTTGCGGGCCAGGGTAGACATATTCTATGATAGGGTAGGTCTTGATGGAATCAAAGTCAAAAGGCTTGTACAAGACGCCATATAGGTCTGTAACGCCATCGGCAGCTTTAACCTTAAACGGCTCTGGGAATTTATAACCTGCAGCAAATAGCTGAGATAAATCAGACTCCTCCAATTTCATGATGAGCTGACCGTTTGAATTATATAGATTACTAACCGGAGCGGTATTAACACGGGAGAAATTATCAACAAAATAATTTGAACTCTCGCTGCTCGCAACTTGATGGTCGAAATCGCCTGGCGTTAATAGGTTAATTCTTCCACCATTTTTATTAACTGAATAATAGTAGGTGTAATATGGATCCGAATCTTTTTCTTTTCCGTTAGCTTTGAAAAGTAAGTTGCCCGTGCCTTCTTGATAAGCTGTTAATTCATCGCAATGGAAATCGCCTTTAGTAATTTGATGGATTAATTTTCCTTGCATATCATACAAGTAGAAATGTCCCCATCCATCTCGTTGAGACCAATGAATAAACTGCTTTCCATTGTTAACGATATATGGCTTCTTAACATCGAGATAGACGTTAGAGCGTTCCTCAACCAAGGTTCTCACCGTTCCGTCAATATTTACCGCGAGTATGTCAATACGTTTTAAATCACGGCTAGATCTTGCAATATAGAACTCCTTGTTGTCTCCATGCCAATAGTTGATATAGTAACGTCCTTTAAAGCTCTCTTTGCTTCTATCCTTACTCCAAGGACTAATTGTTTGATTCTTAAATGCAGAAACGTCGACGCGTTTGGCTTTTAAATCTGCCGAATTAAAGATGTATAATTCATTCTCAGTTGAATCAAGTTCACCTGGCATTAAGTATTTATACGTTTCTAAAGTCGGGCGCTTGGCACCTACATTGTTGATTACCCAAAGTGCACTTAAGTCTCTGTTATCCTTGCGCATTATAGAAAAGTGTTTTCCGTCAGGAGACCAGTTTAACCAAACTGAATTTCTTTTCTTCTTTTCATCTTCTTCCGATTTTTTGTCTCCGGTCGTAACACTATACGGTTCGCCGCCCCAACTATAATATTGAACCCCATCGGTAGTAATTTGATGCTCAACAATTGTCGAGTCCTTATCATCTTTGATCGCTTTTTGATAGTTCGCATAATCCATCCAATACAAGTTATAGTTCTTGCTGAAGAATACGCGAGAGGTATCCGGATTAAAACTTCCCCAAGATAGACGATCTTTCTTCTCTGTGCTATCACTTATCTCTTTCAATATGTTATTCGAAAGATTGTACTCAAAATAGAAGAGTTTCTTTTTGATCGTATCGCTCTTGTTCGTTAACTTCTTGATTTCCTCCTTTGATTTAACCGTGTCCTTGGTGCTTTGTACCTCAAATCGTACGATATTGTCGCTAGTTTCGTTGAAGCGAAGGTTCTGAATCGCTAAATGCTGAGCGTCGAATGGATTCTTTACAATTGAAGTAATTCTGGCTGCCATTTCCGAACGATTAAATAGTTCTTTTTTAGAACGTGTCTTCGGATCAACGA encodes:
- a CDS encoding peptide MFS transporter, translated to MNQEKDAELVQHLAKQGVDDKMVMGHPASLFVLFFTEMWERFSYYGMRALLTVFLITEIAKGGWGWTNAEAMNLYAWYTGLVYLTPLIGGMIADKLTGYRKAIILGALIMTLGHASMALETFNQNYFYVGLVLMILGNGLFKPNISSMVGQLYPDKSAKKDAGYTIFYMGINSGAFLGMLLCGYIGEKEGWHYGFGLAGIFMFFGMIQFYFAQKIFGIIGEKPGTEHKPGDNLVSVQEEDHTPANIVRDRLIVVAVLMVASIFFFFAFEQAGGSMTIFAKDYTQRVLSGNSGEIFKWVDAALTIFPIAIVTYVLFKLSQKIVAKYPLTVVFTAISFAIIWALGIWKVYREFNLDQTEVTVSWFQILNSFFIITLASSFSKLWEKVWNPSGPVKFAFGLLLVAVGFVVLAYGSMSIPQGAKTASVSMVWLILAYFFHTTGELCLSPVGLSYVSKLSPKKFAGLLFGLWFTASAIANFIAGKTGSYIDYIVQNYSMTTFFMIIAALPAIAAIFLLLFNGKLKKMMHGIN
- a CDS encoding peptide MFS transporter, with amino-acid sequence MAIEAQKSLEEIQDFKGKYPKQIWRLFFSEMWERFCFYGMRGMLVFFMITQLNFGEKEANLQYGATQAFVYAFTFIGGLFADKILGFRKSLFFGGVLMIVGSVLLSIDTHEFFFFGLAFIIIGTGFFKPNISTMVGELYKDGDNRRDAGFSLFYAGINLGAFLGGYICVAIGKGYMLSSVIDEAHRWNVAFGLAAVGMLISLINFQFTKHELGPIGLQPGHPDAIVKSKPLPKWVEYAVYVGTLLLVPVIQIMVSKTEFTDYFMYTIGPLTLIYLFYEMSKVEKKERHKLIAALIFILFSIVFWGIYEQSGGSLSIFAAKNLNDSMLGGAFHLDPNGVNNSGGAFFIILLAPLFGLFWLWLAKRKVEPNTVIKFGLGFLFLGLGFYVLYATKFFAVDGMTSLDIFTLALLVITVGELCLSPIGLSIMTKLSPARLQGIMMGMWFLASAYGQYVAGLIGANMAEAREGDSLMDKLITYTEGYKQLGLYSLIAGAILIVLSPMIKKLMHGVN
- a CDS encoding polyprenol monophosphomannose synthase, which gives rise to MTDSIVIIPTYNEKENIERIIRKVFSMEVPFHILVVDDGSPDGTAQIVKSLQQEYPDQLHIEERKGKLGLGTAYIHGFKWSLARAYEFIFEMDADFSHNPDDLIRLREACLHDGAEMAIGSRYIKGVNVVNWPMKRVLMSYFASGYVRMITRIDIRDATAGFVCFRRKVLQTIPLDKIKFVGYAFQIEMKFTAIKYGFNVVEIPIIFTDRTLGTSKMSTKIFKEAFFGVIQMKIASFFKNYNK
- the ruvB gene encoding Holliday junction branch migration DNA helicase RuvB; amino-acid sequence: MNENLDPNAERLTQTEKDLERVLRPQTFEDFTGQAKILENLSIFVQAAKLRGEALDHVLLHGPPGLGKTTLSHIIANEMGVGIKITSGPVLDKPGDLAGLLTNLDEGDILFIDEIHRLSPLVEEYLYSAMEDFKIDIMLETGPNARSVQISLNPFTLVGATTRSGLLTAPLRARFGINSRLQYYDAKLLTDIVVRSSSILNVPISEEGAFEIARRSRGTPRIANALLRRTRDFAQIKGNGSIDKAISQFALNALNVDENGLDEMDNKILSTIIDKFKGGPVGLKTIATAVGEDEGTIEEVYEPFLIQEGYLMRTSRGRECTEIAFKHLGKTNHYKGNTLF
- a CDS encoding S9 family peptidase — its product is MKKVYLSLLFLCTGILFAQEKNTLAKPNYQQAAKFSPARLRTMIFSTEVSPNWINFSDKFWYEYSSPAGKYWYIVDPKTRSKKELFNRSEMAARITSIVKNPFDAQHLAIQNLRFNETSDNIVRFEVQSTKDTVKSKEEIKKLTNKSDTIKKKLFYFEYNLSNNILKEISDSTEKKDRLSWGSFNPDTSRVFFSKNYNLYWMDYANYQKAIKDDKDSTIVEHQITTDGVQYYSWGGEPYSVTTGDKKSEEDEKKKRNSVWLNWSPDGKHFSIMRKDNRDLSALWVINNVGAKRPTLETYKYLMPGELDSTENELYIFNSADLKAKRVDVSAFKNQTISPWSKDRSKESFKGRYYINYWHGDNKEFYIARSSRDLKRIDILAVNIDGTVRTLVEERSNVYLDVKKPYIVNNGKQFIHWSQRDGWGHFYLYDMQGKLIHQITKGDFHCDELTAYQEGTGNLLFKANGKEKDSDPYYTYYYSVNKNGGRINLLTPGDFDHQVASSESSNYFVDNFSRVNTAPVSNLYNSNGQLIMKLEESDLSQLFAAGYKFPEPFKVKAADGVTDLYGVLYKPFDFDSIKTYPIIEYVYPGPQTEAVNKSFGRSMDRVDRLAQMGFIVVSVGNRGGHPSRSKWYHTYGYGNLRDYGLEDKKFVAEQLANKYNFIDIDRVGITGHSGGGFMSTAAMLVYPDFFKVAVSGAGNHENNIYNRWWSERHHGVKEQVSAKGDTTFNYQIERNSDLAKNLKGKLLIVTGDIDNNVHPANSIRMVDALIKANKRFDFVLLPGQRHAFGEMTEYFFWRMADYFSEHLLGESKINEVDMTEINKDRPIRR